The window AAGGCTGTTAGTGCTTTTATTACATTCTTTTCTTatagttttaatttgtttggCCTTGGTTAACGAAATAGGCAACAGAGAGAATATCCTACTAACCGtaatttgttttataattttctctGCACCTTTTATATTGATATGTTAAGTTTTTCTTCTCTTCCTCAACCTATCCCCTTCTTAAATCAGGGTCCAGGAGGTGTATGGTGTGATGTTGATGTTGTGGAATTTTCATATTTTGGCGCACCTGAGCCAGCACCAAAGGAACAATTGTATACTGAAATTGTTGATGACCTGCGTGGGAGCGACCCGTGTATTGGTTCTGGTTCACAGGTACTCTAATATCTTTTACAGAACCTTCCTTCAGGGATTTAGTTGATGTGGTTATTGAATCAGTGTAAAAGGGATCTTCCTCTATGTAATCTGAAATCCTTGCATACTATAGAGTCTGTTCATTGACTGAAGACAAACAATCAGTATGTTGCCCGTTGCGGTTTGTCGAAATTTCCCTTTTGCTCGGTGAACAGTAGGCAGGCTAATCCTTGACCTTGTCATGCCTTGAAGcacttttatttgaaaatagcaTCTATCAGCTGAGCTTCCTTTGGTCTACCAACAGTCGTTTTGCATAAGAATGGAGTGAGTAGTGAACTGATGCATGCCCCTAAACCTCTCCCCATCTCATTTACTGATTTTGCCCAATTTTCACTATGAAATGTGGATGGTGGAACAAAGACCATCCAAATCATAATAGGAATCAGCATTGTTCATTCTTGATATGCCAACACATGTTTTATCTATTAGTGTTGCCTCCAGTGCTAAATAATGGATAGATGTCTGAAGATTTATTTCTGCTTATTAAAATATGTGAAGGCACACAACGAGGAAATTAAGCTTGTTTTTCTGCTAACAAGGAAAATTAGCTGTAGCCCTTCATTTGTTGTGCAttcatatatttgtttatatgtaCGTGGAAAGTCATGTTGGTGCTTCTGTTTGGTCGTGATAATATATGTTTCTTAAACATCTTTCCATCTGATAATCATATGTGGGTAGTTACATCTTAGTTTATTGGTCGTGAATAGGTAGCGAGTCAAGAGACCTATGGAACCTTGGGTGCTATTGTGAGGAGTCAAACAGGCAACAGACAAGTTGGTTTCCTCACAAACCGACATGTTGCAGTTGATTTAGATTACCCAAACCAGAAGATGTTCCATCCTTTACCTCCAACACTTGGACCTGGTGTATATCTTGGTGCAGTTGAGAGAGCTACTTCATTTATCACAGACGACCTTTGGTATGGCATATTTGCTGGCATTAACCCAGGTTAGTTTGTACAGTGTATTTTATGCTCATCTCAGGCACCTCCGATACTCCGATCTAATtgtatattttagtttttgttttgaatttaatcaagtataaaattattaaaacattgTGCTGTTCACATAATACAATTGAAAGATTGTGCTGTTATAGTAATACAATTAAAACATTGTGCAGAGACATTTGTAAGAGCAGATGGGGCATTCATCCCGTTTAGTGATGATTTTGACTTGTCAACTGTTACTACATCTGTGAAAGGTGTAGGAGAGATTGGAGATGTTAAGAATATAGACTTGCAATCTCCAGTCAATAGTCTTATTGGTAAGCAGGTGATGAAGGTTGGAAGAAGTTCTGGCTTGACTACAGGGACTGTGTTGGCGTGTGCGCTTGAGTATAATGATGAAAAAGGAATATGCTTCTTAACTGACTTTCTAGTTGTTGGGGAGAACCAACAAACTTTCGACCTTGAAGGAGATAGTGGAAGTCTCATCATTTTGAAAGGAGATGATGGGGAGAAGCCAAGACCAATTGGAATTATATGGGGTGGAACTGCCAATCGGGGTCGTCTTAAACTGAAAGTTGGTCAACCTCCAGAGAACTGGACTAGCGGGGTAGATCTCCGACGGTTGCTGAATCATCTTGAACTCGATCTAATTACAACTAGTGAAGCACTTAAAGGTTCAAATCTGTACCTTGATTCAATCTCTCTGTCCCCCTTTTGGGAATTTGCTAATTGATAGCATGTATATAGAATACAGTACTTTGTCGTTCTGACTAACAGGGCCTGCATTTTCTGGAGTCTGGTATACATCTGTCCTAGCATCATAAAAAAAAGCACAAAATACAATAGAAATTGCTTCCTGTCACAAAACGtgtcttttttgtttttgttttttttttttttggggggggggggggatgcctttttctacaaaaataaaTTGCGATTTTGGCACTTTAGTTCTGGGGATTTAGACATGCCTTCTGGTATTGATTATTCTTGATTGCTTGGACAATATTGTGGTTTTACCATGCATGTATTGTTGTTTTTATAGTTGCAGTGCAAGAACAAAGAGCTGCTTCAGCAACAGCAGTCGGCTCTACTGTTGGAGACTCCTCACCACCCGACATAGTACTTCCAAAGGACAAAGCAGAGCCTCTTGGAATCAACATCCAGCAGATTCCAGTAGAAGACGGAATAGGAGGCCTAGATGTGAACTCATCGCCAGTGGAAACCGAGTTTCATTTGGAGGAGGCGGTCAACATTGGTCCAAGTGTTGAGCATCAGTTCATTCCAAGCTCATTTGGGTGCTCTCCCCTGCATCGGGATGATCAACGATGTAATGTGGCATCTGATAATCTTTCTGCTTTGAGAAATGGGTCTAGTGAGGACCTTGGTTTTTCATTGCAGCTAGGTGACCATGAGCCTAAAAGAAGGCGTTCTGATCCTTCACCTAGCGGAGAAGCTAAATGAGCTTCCTCTAGTAATGTAACTAACAAACTGTTGAATATTTTCTTGTTAAAGCGGGAGACTAAAAATTGTTTAGGGGAGTGCGAGTATTCCCTCTCAAGTTGTGGGGTagttaaaaattgttattcCTTCACAGTTTGAGTTCAGCTCAATTCTTGGGCTGTGTTCATGGGATGAAATTatgggagaatgaaatgaaatttgtaaTCTAAATTAGAGATGATTGGAAAaaagttttataattttcattatttcatCATTTCATTCCAACTGTTTGTACTAAAAatctaattatattaattatatcacTTAGAATAATATGTTTCCTACAATCAAGATCATAGAAACTTTAGACTTATATTTAATTACAATTTCCTTAGCACTATCTTTTTTGTCCAAAAaaatctttataatttttcattatattttttactaatttcattccattcaagTGAATACAATCTTGTGTGTCCATCACATACAACAATTACTTTTTATATATGCGGAGGATTTTACTGGTAAAATTTTTGTGTGTGTGGGGTCATTATTATTAATGGGATCCGAGCGCATAACTGTTGGTAAGAAAATTCGTTTATAATTTAGTTTCTCCGTTAGAGTCCGATTTTCACCACTAAAGTTcagttattttattaaaataaatccgtttcaaatatattttttgttgttgaatcaTCAATTTCAGTTATTATGCACAGTATAAATGattattcattttattgaaagaaatagatgaatataaaataaacttaactATACTCGACTAATGGGCTGCTACCAGGTTTAAGATTTTTGAAGCCCAAAGTCGGCCCACATCGGGATCTCACCTTTTAACTCTTCTtcgtaaaataataatatccgAGACACCAAAATTGGGGACGGATAAATAGCGTTACTGGAGAGCTCTGTATATTCATTCTCTTGAGTTAGGGTTTATCCACGAGTGCTGGGGTTCAATTCTGAATGGCGAAACCAGTACGACGTCGTTCACCTTCAGGCTCGATTTCAGGCTCGTCTCGCTCACGTTCTCGTTCAATCTCCTCTCGCTCTAGCTCCCGCTCTCGTTCTCGCTCTAGATCCTTCACT of the Daucus carota subsp. sativus chromosome 4, DH1 v3.0, whole genome shotgun sequence genome contains:
- the LOC108219153 gene encoding protein NARROW LEAF 1; the encoded protein is MERGRPNMRVRYSGSTPSEESALDLEKNCCGHSNLPSFSSPSLQQYASGGQHCESNAPYFSWPTSSRLSDAAEERANYFANLQKEVLNETPGRLPKGQQANTLLELMTIRAFHSKILRCYSLGTAIGFRIRQGVLTDIPAILVFVSRKVHKQWLTPLQCLPTALEGPGGVWCDVDVVEFSYFGAPEPAPKEQLYTEIVDDLRGSDPCIGSGSQVASQETYGTLGAIVRSQTGNRQVGFLTNRHVAVDLDYPNQKMFHPLPPTLGPGVYLGAVERATSFITDDLWYGIFAGINPETFVRADGAFIPFSDDFDLSTVTTSVKGVGEIGDVKNIDLQSPVNSLIGKQVMKVGRSSGLTTGTVLACALEYNDEKGICFLTDFLVVGENQQTFDLEGDSGSLIILKGDDGEKPRPIGIIWGGTANRGRLKLKVGQPPENWTSGVDLRRLLNHLELDLITTSEALKVAVQEQRAASATAVGSTVGDSSPPDIVLPKDKAEPLGINIQQIPVEDGIGGLDVNSSPVETEFHLEEAVNIGPSVEHQFIPSSFGCSPLHRDDQRCNVASDNLSALRNGSSEDLGFSLQLGDHEPKRRRSDPSPSGEAK